In one window of Opitutaceae bacterium DNA:
- a CDS encoding SDR family oxidoreductase, translated as MSRLNSLSAIVTGAGSGIGRAIAERFAGEGADVTLLDFNGDAAGEVARAIVSKGGRARAIACDVSDTESVRSAFSQIPALDILVNNAGIAHIGNALTTTPQDLDRLYAVNIRGVYHCLHFGLPKLIERKGGVILNLASIASKVGLADRFAYSMTKGAVLTMTLSVARDFVAQGIRCNCICPARVHTPFVDGFLAKNYPGREAEMFAKLAAAQPIGRMGEPQEIAGLAVYLCSPEASFITGSAYDIDGGSTLLR; from the coding sequence ATGTCCCGCCTCAATTCTCTCAGTGCAATTGTCACCGGAGCCGGCTCCGGCATTGGCCGCGCCATTGCCGAGCGATTTGCCGGGGAAGGAGCAGATGTCACGCTCCTCGATTTCAACGGTGATGCGGCCGGTGAGGTTGCGCGTGCGATCGTTTCGAAGGGGGGCCGGGCGCGTGCGATCGCCTGCGATGTTTCCGACACCGAGTCCGTGCGATCGGCGTTTTCGCAGATTCCGGCGCTCGACATTCTTGTCAACAACGCCGGCATCGCCCACATTGGCAATGCGCTCACGACGACGCCACAGGATCTCGATCGCCTCTATGCGGTCAATATCCGGGGCGTCTACCACTGCCTGCACTTCGGTCTGCCGAAACTGATCGAGCGCAAGGGCGGAGTGATCCTCAATCTGGCGTCGATTGCATCCAAGGTCGGCCTTGCCGACCGTTTCGCGTACAGCATGACCAAAGGGGCGGTGCTCACCATGACGCTTTCGGTTGCGCGCGATTTTGTCGCACAGGGCATTCGCTGCAACTGCATCTGCCCAGCGCGGGTGCACACACCCTTTGTCGACGGATTTCTCGCGAAGAATTATCCGGGCCGCGAGGCGGAGATGTTCGCGAAGCTTGCCGCTGCGCAGCCGATCGGGCGGATGGGGGAGCCGCAGGAAATTGCCGGCCTTGCCGTTTACCTGTGCTCGCCGGAGGCATCCTTCATCACGGGCTCCGCCTACGACATCGACGGCGGCTCCACGCTCCTGCGCTGA
- a CDS encoding IS630 family transposase translates to MSRKPTILTVTADQRGVLERWVGAHGTPQQVVKRCRIILRKAEGLDDATIAEELEVNRHTCRLWRQRFVSAGPQGLWDVANGRGRKPRRGLAKRIVEATLHTKPPGRTHWSARTLAKAQGVHASTVARIWQEHGLQPHRQETFKLSRDPQFVPKLLDVVGVYLNPPQNAVVLCVDEKSQIQALDRTQPGLPLKRGRCGTWTHDYVRHGTTTLFAALNVAAGKISGHCFPRHRHIEFLKFLRQIDAEYAEADELHLIVDNYGTHKHERVQRWLARRPRFKLHFIPTSSSWLNLVERWFAELTGKAVRRGSFSSVPDLINSITRFIEQWNQEPTPFVWTAKAEDILARIERCRRRLEAIQPGCTRRKPRKKAA, encoded by the coding sequence ATGAGCAGGAAACCGACGATTCTGACGGTCACGGCAGACCAACGTGGCGTTTTGGAGCGCTGGGTGGGCGCGCACGGTACGCCCCAGCAGGTGGTGAAGCGCTGCCGGATCATTTTGCGCAAGGCCGAAGGGCTGGACGATGCCACGATTGCGGAGGAGCTGGAGGTGAACCGGCACACCTGCCGGCTGTGGCGCCAGCGCTTTGTGTCCGCAGGTCCGCAAGGATTGTGGGACGTGGCGAATGGCCGCGGGCGCAAGCCGCGCCGAGGGCTGGCGAAAAGGATCGTCGAAGCGACGCTGCACACGAAGCCGCCGGGGCGGACGCACTGGAGCGCGCGAACCCTGGCGAAGGCGCAGGGCGTGCATGCGAGCACAGTCGCGCGTATCTGGCAGGAGCATGGGTTGCAGCCGCACCGACAGGAGACGTTCAAACTCTCCCGCGATCCACAGTTTGTGCCCAAACTGCTCGATGTGGTGGGCGTTTACCTCAACCCACCGCAAAACGCGGTGGTGCTCTGCGTGGACGAGAAAAGCCAGATTCAGGCGCTGGATCGCACGCAACCAGGCCTGCCGCTGAAGCGCGGTCGCTGCGGCACCTGGACGCACGACTACGTGCGCCATGGCACGACCACGCTGTTTGCCGCATTGAACGTGGCCGCCGGCAAGATCAGCGGCCACTGCTTCCCGCGCCACCGGCACATCGAGTTCCTGAAGTTCCTGCGACAAATCGACGCGGAATATGCCGAGGCGGACGAGCTCCATCTTATCGTCGACAATTACGGCACCCACAAACACGAGCGGGTGCAGCGCTGGCTCGCCCGGCGTCCACGCTTCAAACTGCACTTCATTCCCACCAGTTCGAGCTGGCTCAATCTGGTGGAGCGCTGGTTTGCCGAACTCACCGGCAAGGCGGTGCGTCGCGGCAGCTTCTCCAGTGTTCCCGATCTGATCAACTCGATCACCCGCTTCATCGAGCAATGGAACCAGGAGCCCACGCCATTTGTTTGGACCGCCAAGGCGGAGGACATCCTTGCCAGGATCGAACGCTGTCGTCGCCGGCTCGAGGCCATCCAGCCCGGTTGCACCCGGCGAAAGCCGCGCAAGAAGGCCGCATGA
- a CDS encoding enhanced serine sensitivity protein SseB C-terminal domain-containing protein produces MMSWLKPSTRSMQHPQEIRVPQVQFLSEQDGPAEQLLKVRLAEFFQKDRSVHAAYLARVDIGGQTSVALCLKTQFGPDRGLAEKIGAIFKTIFNAQVHLDIMFPSATQETELTKVCKPFFLAPENLG; encoded by the coding sequence ATGATGTCGTGGTTGAAACCTTCCACTCGTAGTATGCAGCACCCGCAGGAAATCCGCGTGCCGCAGGTGCAATTTCTGAGCGAGCAAGATGGGCCGGCAGAGCAGTTGCTGAAAGTCCGCTTGGCAGAGTTTTTCCAAAAGGATCGGAGCGTGCATGCTGCATACCTGGCGCGAGTGGATATTGGCGGGCAAACTAGCGTGGCACTTTGCCTCAAGACGCAGTTTGGCCCGGATAGAGGTCTGGCCGAAAAGATCGGGGCCATCTTCAAGACCATCTTTAACGCTCAGGTTCATCTCGATATTATGTTCCCCAGCGCAACCCAGGAAACCGAGCTGACCAAGGTGTGTAAGCCGTTTTTCTTAGCGCCGGAAAACTTGGGTTAG
- a CDS encoding RHS repeat-associated core domain-containing protein — MPTLYRWVRLHAAVCAFLCGLTSWGQLNQEGLYVPVEIGINYTASIGTTPLSPAEVFVVLGSSSLYDNAPKAGYYFAGNLYASIKPGKEYYISSSGSSIDSSELRVNVTSGWRVLIDEVEQRRVVVPGLGALLKFRIERDTQLAMGESTELRAGRVIWELGVGSLRGGGSAGNISLRESGISALTFKPDVLDYDCDETVVEIYRPGGILRQILSDQCLVDIDALNGWTYYIRFYQRIDVGSKSGSLWQVVPGAQPIYEYTVTNPDHPALNRVRITKTTKQNGYSKTWWTELVKTGSTPTWTATDWTDTSLGTVGASKREWVMAGFDRDETLVVKSGTGAIASNTRTLSTNYFWGDSVTQQTLGDGLANPETTTYAYDSTGTSGVGKMTSIVKSSGEWTKYEYYTDTARRGMVHRTYEPYLNSPSTPAGASPFVGKVQEFDYVSDWTGLSTLPSSIVTKINDVQVGKTLIAYVNETKNGQPLRVATRKDYSDATNYVQTVTKTYREDADELYHRLPGKIHSVIRPDGTMRVTLYVRGNVGNPTYREFIPDPSGSLWREISYEGTSVSTGGVLTTSISFGAFGTLSTESNFYLVPGRSVSESTTFAAYGRPLWREKQIYTSSGWVSIEFSESYFASTDTVFPTHSYLFYGAGNPLGVIASYEWKAGQLDAKVDATGARFEYAYDNGGRLVREARKAKSGQPQAGEQWRLLTLDGAGRVLTERLQNGAGASGGDIVKSFAYDTAGRLTGSTEPGPSGGLTSTITHGYGGNPRIARIVYPGGGDRITEVNLDGTLAGITGSAQVPQHISYSVETGGIQVRQSRQSGASPGVGWSEMRFDWLGRTVGQTLPNTGGGTIRESFNYNAAGQLGSRIIQNGFGATQLSPYLFVYDSMGGLLREGLDLNEDGTLTSASASNDRVTEYQVDTVYDGGAWWTQKDTKVYYDYSSAASSRVSRSRVRLTGLSATLLAEVRVIDGNNNVLATTTTVVPSTATITTESQIPGSTTSSRKIEQNGFPKEERSSRGEVVSFAYDAFGRPVSTQGRSNVKEDRVYYDGTRFIKNLRNQYLHPGVIGSEWQEFVYDAAGRVSEHKVNDNGDWKSAYYSYSTQGKLNRQWGPRVEPVEYSYDSYGRLSAQTTYRSGVHFESSSWPGSPPTGDLTQWQYDDPTNLLISKTDAKLKAVAYTYDALNRVATRTWARGATTTYTYRSSYGQRTGEIESRSYAGDPAGLGTATVTYAYARDGRVGQIDDGMGQRLFSYRSVDRLLESELLPTTFGLDASSNKRTLTYKYDGTIPGRFRGYQLGFNGDDRSLRVTYGFDTGTGRISTIDAAWRYGLNDSQQTSTTSYTYEPGSSLVKTVTQGNLVKTATWQNWRNLQDNIAYAWSGASRAEFTYDYDWLERRVGEKVRGTLASDFSYPNGYRDWNSYSFRNFLDGLERRHLDASGAPVGAFDTTRQRDWTYDGQGNRTQEVRTAGTSTFSPNEVNQYTGVTGWGAEAFTHDFDGNLTSDNIWSYYYDGENRLAWMVKKDNSQNIQFGYDYAGRRSQKVIRSGATLAGVILLNVKLVYQGWRLLAEISGPMPADSIIRSYVWGLDNTNSVGGGGGVGGLLQINAAGVSGGTFLVISSANGNVRGLIDRSTGALSARYDYSSFGELIALGGDPIASDNPFRFASKYVDYESGLADYNHRVYNARTGRFLTRDPIEELGGANLYAYANNDPAGSWDYLGLYAKDADGSGEEPRKLPAVTVETTRYKEKVYGTAGGGPGAGGPGLGLGLLGPTILNFTDNGETVVMETFIVTAPREVGKTYSNHRGTYRVTSARMRADGFMLYTGIWISTIADQVLSDIQADLSGSLQEAAEASLKDTLNGATKTGTGGPNNPGTISAYRDPGADWGIEGGKAFLRGFGNTLSALGSAIAHPIDAYRSFTTIREPLTPYGSKLDNFLLSTKMKLQSPYGRGSLMADIAVMRGASLAGPTVSAFRGGLAGEGTQLFRVFGDEARGLGQYYTTTNPGAVANFRETAGLFPGNSGQFLLQGTLNNTEGVIFRSAAPGPGGVGGGLPEVFVPRPGTQINITNVSGVNPPF; from the coding sequence ATGCCTACGCTATACCGTTGGGTGCGGCTGCATGCCGCAGTTTGCGCTTTTCTATGTGGATTGACCTCCTGGGGGCAATTGAACCAAGAGGGACTGTATGTGCCGGTTGAAATCGGGATAAATTATACTGCGTCCATCGGTACAACGCCACTTTCCCCGGCAGAAGTCTTTGTCGTGCTTGGCTCCAGTTCGCTCTATGACAATGCGCCCAAGGCGGGATACTATTTCGCGGGAAATTTGTACGCATCCATCAAGCCCGGAAAGGAATATTATATCAGCAGCAGTGGCTCCAGCATCGACTCCAGTGAGCTTCGTGTAAACGTGACATCCGGGTGGAGGGTCTTGATTGATGAAGTTGAGCAAAGAAGGGTGGTTGTCCCAGGTCTCGGTGCGCTCCTCAAATTCCGCATCGAACGTGACACGCAACTCGCGATGGGCGAGTCCACGGAATTGCGTGCCGGGCGCGTGATTTGGGAGCTTGGTGTTGGCTCGCTTAGAGGCGGAGGCAGCGCAGGCAACATTTCATTGCGCGAATCGGGGATATCCGCGCTCACCTTCAAGCCTGACGTACTGGACTACGACTGTGATGAAACCGTGGTCGAAATTTACCGTCCAGGCGGTATCTTGCGGCAGATTCTTTCGGACCAGTGTCTGGTGGATATCGATGCCTTGAATGGGTGGACATACTACATTCGGTTTTACCAGAGGATTGATGTGGGCTCAAAGTCAGGTTCGCTTTGGCAGGTTGTGCCTGGAGCGCAACCCATATACGAATATACGGTCACCAATCCTGATCATCCTGCGTTGAATCGAGTGCGGATCACCAAGACCACCAAACAGAATGGATACTCCAAGACTTGGTGGACTGAACTCGTGAAGACCGGCTCCACGCCGACATGGACGGCTACTGATTGGACCGACACGTCGCTCGGCACAGTCGGCGCTTCAAAGCGTGAGTGGGTGATGGCCGGCTTCGACCGGGATGAAACTCTGGTGGTAAAGAGTGGTACAGGGGCAATCGCCAGCAACACCAGGACGCTTTCCACCAATTACTTTTGGGGGGATTCAGTTACTCAACAAACGCTTGGAGACGGGCTGGCAAATCCCGAAACGACAACCTATGCGTACGACAGCACGGGAACGAGCGGCGTTGGCAAAATGACGTCGATTGTCAAATCGTCCGGTGAGTGGACGAAGTATGAGTATTACACCGATACCGCTCGACGCGGAATGGTCCACCGCACGTATGAGCCCTATTTGAATTCACCTTCAACGCCTGCCGGTGCCTCCCCTTTCGTGGGAAAAGTCCAGGAGTTTGACTATGTTTCGGATTGGACGGGGCTTTCGACTCTTCCGAGTTCGATAGTTACAAAGATCAACGACGTTCAGGTGGGTAAAACGTTGATTGCATATGTTAATGAAACGAAGAATGGTCAGCCACTGCGAGTCGCGACCCGGAAGGATTATTCAGATGCGACAAATTATGTCCAGACGGTGACCAAGACGTACCGGGAGGATGCCGATGAGCTATATCATCGACTGCCGGGGAAGATTCACTCCGTCATCCGTCCGGACGGCACCATGCGGGTGACTTTATATGTGAGAGGAAATGTCGGCAATCCGACTTATAGGGAATTCATACCAGACCCCAGCGGATCGCTGTGGCGGGAAATCAGCTATGAAGGCACCAGCGTTTCAACAGGGGGAGTTCTGACCACTTCAATATCATTCGGTGCATTCGGAACCCTGTCGACGGAATCGAATTTCTATCTGGTTCCCGGGCGTTCGGTTTCCGAAAGCACCACTTTTGCCGCGTATGGACGCCCTCTTTGGCGTGAGAAGCAGATTTACACCTCAAGTGGTTGGGTCTCCATTGAATTCTCAGAGTCGTATTTCGCGTCCACAGACACGGTGTTTCCAACGCATTCATACCTCTTCTATGGAGCCGGAAATCCACTGGGGGTGATTGCTTCCTACGAATGGAAGGCTGGCCAGCTTGATGCGAAGGTCGATGCAACCGGCGCCCGTTTTGAATATGCCTACGACAATGGGGGGCGGTTGGTGCGGGAGGCCAGAAAAGCAAAGTCTGGTCAGCCGCAGGCCGGGGAACAGTGGCGGTTGCTGACACTTGACGGTGCGGGCAGGGTGCTGACTGAAAGACTGCAAAACGGAGCCGGAGCCTCGGGTGGAGATATAGTCAAATCTTTCGCTTATGACACCGCCGGGCGGCTCACGGGCAGCACTGAGCCCGGACCCTCGGGTGGCCTGACCAGCACGATTACACATGGTTATGGAGGCAATCCGCGGATAGCGCGCATCGTCTATCCGGGTGGTGGCGATCGGATCACTGAGGTCAATCTGGATGGAACGCTGGCCGGCATTACCGGCTCCGCGCAAGTGCCGCAACACATTAGCTATTCAGTCGAAACGGGTGGCATTCAGGTCCGGCAAAGCCGTCAGTCTGGTGCTTCTCCGGGGGTAGGTTGGTCGGAAATGCGTTTCGACTGGCTCGGACGGACAGTCGGGCAGACACTGCCCAACACGGGCGGCGGCACCATCAGAGAAAGTTTCAATTACAATGCCGCGGGCCAATTGGGCTCCAGAATAATACAGAACGGCTTTGGCGCAACTCAGTTGTCCCCCTATTTGTTCGTCTATGACTCCATGGGGGGACTGTTGCGAGAAGGGCTCGATTTGAACGAAGACGGGACGTTGACCAGCGCTTCAGCGTCGAACGATCGCGTTACTGAATATCAGGTCGACACCGTATACGATGGCGGCGCATGGTGGACACAGAAGGACACGAAAGTCTATTACGATTACTCTTCAGCCGCTTCCAGTCGCGTCTCCCGAAGCCGGGTTCGCCTGACAGGCCTGAGCGCGACATTGCTCGCCGAAGTGAGGGTGATTGACGGCAATAACAATGTGCTTGCAACCACGACCACAGTGGTGCCTTCCACCGCGACGATCACCACCGAAAGCCAGATCCCAGGTTCGACCACGAGTTCCCGCAAGATCGAGCAGAACGGCTTTCCAAAAGAGGAACGCAGCAGCCGGGGAGAGGTTGTAAGTTTTGCGTACGACGCCTTTGGCAGACCGGTCTCGACACAGGGACGATCGAACGTCAAGGAAGACAGGGTATATTATGATGGCACACGTTTCATCAAAAACCTGAGAAATCAGTATCTTCATCCCGGTGTTATTGGTTCGGAATGGCAGGAGTTCGTCTATGACGCGGCCGGCCGGGTTTCAGAGCACAAGGTGAACGACAACGGCGATTGGAAGTCGGCGTATTATAGCTATTCGACGCAAGGGAAATTGAATCGGCAGTGGGGGCCCCGAGTCGAGCCGGTCGAATATTCATACGACAGCTATGGACGATTGAGCGCGCAGACCACCTACCGAAGCGGAGTCCACTTTGAAAGTTCAAGCTGGCCTGGCAGTCCCCCCACTGGGGATCTTACCCAATGGCAGTACGACGATCCGACCAACCTCTTGATCAGCAAGACCGACGCGAAACTGAAGGCGGTGGCCTACACGTATGACGCATTGAATCGTGTTGCCACTCGCACTTGGGCGAGAGGAGCCACCACCACCTACACCTATCGGAGTTCATACGGGCAGAGGACGGGAGAGATCGAGTCCAGGAGCTATGCGGGTGACCCCGCCGGCCTTGGCACCGCGACGGTCACATACGCCTATGCGAGGGATGGGCGTGTGGGTCAGATCGATGATGGCATGGGGCAAAGGCTGTTCAGCTATCGTTCTGTCGATCGCTTACTCGAATCCGAGCTTCTGCCGACCACATTTGGCTTGGATGCATCGTCGAACAAACGGACGCTGACCTACAAATATGACGGCACGATACCGGGCCGGTTCCGGGGCTATCAGTTGGGTTTCAATGGTGATGATCGCAGCTTGAGGGTCACGTACGGGTTTGACACCGGCACCGGACGAATCTCCACGATCGACGCCGCCTGGCGTTATGGATTGAACGATTCGCAGCAAACCTCGACCACCAGCTACACCTACGAGCCGGGCTCCAGTTTGGTGAAAACTGTGACACAGGGAAACCTTGTGAAGACGGCCACTTGGCAGAACTGGCGCAACCTGCAGGACAATATCGCTTACGCCTGGTCCGGCGCATCCCGCGCCGAATTTACCTATGACTACGACTGGCTTGAGCGCCGGGTGGGCGAAAAAGTGCGAGGCACTCTGGCGAGCGATTTTTCCTATCCGAACGGCTACAGGGACTGGAACAGCTATTCGTTCAGGAACTTTTTGGACGGGCTCGAGCGGCGGCATCTGGATGCGAGCGGAGCGCCAGTCGGAGCATTCGACACAACCCGGCAACGGGACTGGACCTACGACGGGCAGGGCAACCGAACGCAGGAAGTGCGGACAGCAGGCACTTCCACCTTTTCGCCCAATGAGGTAAATCAATACACGGGTGTCACCGGGTGGGGAGCCGAGGCATTTACCCACGATTTTGACGGGAACCTGACATCCGACAATATCTGGAGCTACTATTACGACGGTGAGAACCGGCTCGCCTGGATGGTAAAAAAGGACAACTCCCAGAACATCCAGTTTGGGTACGATTATGCCGGGCGGCGCTCACAGAAGGTGATTCGTAGCGGAGCCACCCTCGCCGGTGTCATTCTTCTCAATGTAAAGCTGGTATATCAAGGCTGGCGTCTTCTCGCCGAAATAAGCGGTCCGATGCCTGCTGACAGCATCATACGTTCCTACGTCTGGGGACTGGACAACACCAACTCAGTGGGGGGAGGCGGCGGTGTTGGCGGATTGTTGCAGATCAATGCGGCGGGTGTTTCCGGAGGAACCTTCCTGGTGATTTCGAGTGCAAACGGAAACGTCCGCGGATTGATCGACCGCAGCACCGGTGCCCTGTCCGCACGGTACGATTACAGCTCCTTTGGAGAACTGATCGCATTGGGTGGTGATCCCATCGCGTCGGACAATCCATTTCGATTTGCGAGCAAGTATGTGGATTACGAGAGTGGACTGGCGGACTACAATCATCGGGTTTACAATGCGCGAACCGGCCGTTTCCTGACCAGAGACCCCATCGAGGAACTGGGGGGTGCAAATCTTTATGCGTATGCAAACAATGACCCTGCGGGATCCTGGGATTATTTAGGCCTGTACGCAAAGGATGCGGATGGAAGCGGCGAGGAGCCGCGCAAGTTGCCCGCTGTCACGGTCGAAACCACTCGTTATAAGGAAAAGGTTTACGGCACTGCCGGGGGCGGGCCCGGTGCAGGCGGGCCGGGGCTGGGCCTTGGGCTTCTGGGACCAACCATACTCAACTTCACCGATAATGGCGAGACTGTTGTAATGGAAACCTTTATAGTCACCGCACCCAGGGAGGTTGGAAAGACGTATAGTAACCATCGCGGCACATACCGTGTTACAAGTGCTCGCATGAGGGCTGATGGCTTCATGCTTTACACTGGAATTTGGATTTCCACGATAGCAGATCAAGTTCTCAGCGATATTCAGGCTGACCTTTCGGGGAGCCTGCAAGAGGCGGCCGAGGCAAGTTTGAAAGATACGCTCAACGGAGCAACCAAGACAGGCACTGGCGGCCCAAACAATCCAGGGACGATCAGTGCGTATCGCGATCCGGGTGCCGATTGGGGTATAGAAGGAGGCAAAGCCTTTCTGCGTGGATTCGGGAATACGCTCAGCGCACTCGGTTCGGCGATAGCGCACCCGATTGATGCTTACCGCAGTTTCACAACCATCCGAGAGCCACTGACGCCTTACGGTAGCAAGCTGGATAATTTCCTGCTCTCTACGAAAATGAAGCTGCAAAGCCCTTACGGCCGCGGCTCGTTGATGGCGGACATCGCAGTTATGAGAGGCGCGTCTCTTGCCGGGCCAACAGTCAGCGCATTCCGTGGTGGATTAGCGGGTGAAGGCACGCAGCTCTTCCGGGTTTTTGGAGATGAGGCCAGAGGTCTGGGGCAATATTATACGACGACCAATCCCGGCGCGGTCGCCAACTTCCGCGAGACGGCTGGTTTGTTCCCGGGTAATTCGGGGCAGTTTCTTTTGCAGGGGACGCTGAATAATACTGAAGGGGTTATCTTCCGGTCGGCTGCACCTGGTCCCGGAGGAGTCGGTGGCGGCCTGCCTGAAGTGTTTGTGCCAAGGCCGGGAACACAAATTAACATCACGAACGTTTCCGGGGTTAATCCGCCGTTTTGA
- the yjjJ gene encoding type II toxin-antitoxin system HipA family toxin YjjJ — MARPIPDPRQLTLILQVRGALSGRALAEAMGVSEPTVTRLIKRLGSSIERVGAARSSRYLLRRVVRNFGDQWPVYRLDADGRPRVWGQLRALHGGFRFIPQGPAPAWMQADYPDGLFSGLPFFLQEVRPQGYLGRAIARDFAARQGAPTDLRQWNDDDVLSYFLTDGHDLPGDMIVGDRAMERAHRSAENVSTTAVANDDRSRVYPEQAAAAQRGELIGSSAGGEQPKFLTHVSRQPGQFQSVLVKFSSADPSPVSQRWADLLRCEHLASETMRARGIIAARTEIIDAGGRRFLEVERFDRINACGRRGMISLGALEDAFLAQPSADWSVAASLLEGEGWISAAEARSLRWIWCFGDLIANTDMHRANASFWFGEKRPFTLTRFYDMLPMLYAPGSQGDLSERAFFPRPPLASVLDVWPDAATAAAGFWERAGADAGLAPSFRAIAQANLLALRRLMERFV, encoded by the coding sequence ATGGCTCGGCCTATTCCAGATCCCAGGCAGCTCACACTTATTCTCCAAGTCCGTGGAGCGCTTTCGGGCAGGGCATTGGCCGAGGCGATGGGTGTGAGTGAACCTACTGTGACGCGGCTGATCAAACGCCTCGGTTCTTCCATCGAACGCGTGGGCGCAGCCCGCAGTTCACGGTATTTGTTGAGGCGCGTGGTCCGCAATTTTGGCGATCAATGGCCGGTCTATCGCTTGGATGCGGACGGTCGTCCGCGAGTCTGGGGACAACTGCGTGCGTTGCACGGCGGTTTCCGTTTTATTCCGCAAGGTCCTGCGCCCGCGTGGATGCAGGCGGATTATCCCGACGGCCTGTTTTCCGGTCTGCCTTTTTTCCTGCAGGAAGTTCGACCTCAAGGCTATCTCGGTCGCGCGATTGCGCGCGATTTTGCTGCGCGTCAGGGAGCTCCGACCGATCTCCGCCAATGGAATGACGATGATGTGCTTTCGTATTTTCTGACTGACGGTCATGATTTGCCCGGGGATATGATTGTGGGCGACCGCGCGATGGAACGTGCCCATCGGAGCGCTGAAAATGTGTCGACCACGGCCGTCGCAAACGACGATCGTTCTCGAGTGTATCCGGAGCAGGCGGCGGCGGCGCAGCGAGGAGAGTTGATCGGTTCTTCCGCAGGCGGAGAACAACCGAAGTTCCTGACCCATGTTTCCCGGCAACCCGGCCAGTTCCAATCCGTGCTGGTCAAGTTTTCGTCCGCAGACCCTTCACCGGTTTCACAGCGCTGGGCTGATTTGCTTCGGTGCGAACATCTCGCATCCGAAACGATGCGTGCGCGCGGCATCATTGCCGCGCGCACTGAAATCATCGACGCCGGCGGTCGTCGCTTTCTTGAAGTTGAACGTTTCGACCGGATCAACGCCTGCGGCCGTCGCGGGATGATTTCGCTCGGCGCCCTCGAGGACGCATTTCTTGCTCAGCCGTCCGCGGATTGGTCGGTCGCAGCGTCATTGCTTGAAGGAGAAGGTTGGATTTCCGCTGCTGAAGCCCGCTCCCTTCGCTGGATCTGGTGCTTCGGTGATCTCATTGCCAACACCGACATGCACCGCGCCAACGCGAGTTTTTGGTTTGGCGAGAAGCGGCCTTTTACGCTCACGCGGTTCTACGACATGCTGCCCATGCTCTATGCGCCAGGGTCTCAGGGCGACTTATCTGAGCGGGCGTTTTTCCCCCGTCCTCCACTTGCTTCGGTCCTGGACGTTTGGCCCGATGCAGCCACTGCGGCTGCGGGATTCTGGGAGCGGGCCGGGGCGGACGCAGGGCTTGCCCCTTCATTTCGCGCCATCGCTCAGGCGAACTTGTTGGCACTGCGGCGATTGATGGAACGCTTCGTTTAG
- a CDS encoding 2-phospho-L-lactate guanylyltransferase has protein sequence MNELVFQITQEADGGYVAEALGESIITQADTWEGLRANVREAVTAFYFDRPAPKVLRLHLVRDEVLA, from the coding sequence ATGAACGAACTCGTTTTCCAAATCACCCAGGAGGCCGATGGCGGCTACGTCGCCGAGGCCCTCGGTGAAAGCATCATCACGCAGGCCGACACCTGGGAGGGGTTGCGCGCCAACGTGCGCGAGGCGGTGACGGCGTTTTACTTCGACCGTCCCGCCCCGAAGGTGCTGCGCCTGCATCTGGTCCGGGACGAAGTGCTCGCATGA
- a CDS encoding type II toxin-antitoxin system HicA family toxin yields the protein MRLPRDLCGRDLARVLCARWAYTKVNEVGSHIILQTETPRHHRVSVPNHKPLRIGTLNAILREVAVAKGITREDILATL from the coding sequence ATGAGGTTGCCGCGCGATCTTTGCGGCCGCGATCTGGCGCGCGTGCTCTGCGCCCGGTGGGCTTACACGAAGGTCAACGAGGTCGGCAGCCACATCATTTTGCAGACGGAGACCCCGCGGCATCACCGCGTCTCGGTGCCCAATCACAAGCCGCTGCGCATCGGCACGCTCAACGCCATCCTGCGCGAGGTCGCTGTCGCCAAGGGTATCACGCGGGAGGACATCCTCGCCACGCTCTGA